A stretch of Henckelia pumila isolate YLH828 chromosome 4, ASM3356847v2, whole genome shotgun sequence DNA encodes these proteins:
- the LOC140865622 gene encoding uncharacterized protein, protein MESLFKSWQLLISVLLLCLSNAIPSSAFASSSSSSTMHTNNWAVLVCTSRFWFNYRHMANTLSLYRTVKRLGIPDERIILMLADDMACNSRNKFPAQVFNNENHRLNLYGDNVEVDYRGYEVTVENFLRVLTGRHETAVPRSKRLLSDEGSHILLYMTGHGGDEFLKFQDAEELQSHDLADAVKQMKEKRRFKELLIMVDTCQAATLFSQLQSPGVLAIGSSKKGENSYSHHLDSDVGVSVVDRFTFYTLAFFERLNMYDNASLSSLFNSYNPNLLMSTAYYRTDLYQRHLAEVPVTNFFGSVMETIHTDSAYRAFSGRHSNKARIEMHQNPSGRDKGRTLETSEFPQELAEPNIQDKHVNCPFTRTWNTVLDQIENVQQIDSFVSYGLIFLVPLVGFSSWISR, encoded by the exons ATGGAGAGCTTGTTCAAATCTTGGCAACTTCTGATCTCCGTCCTCTTACTGTGTCTCTCCAATGCGATCCCGTCGAGTGCCtttgcttcttcttcttcttcctccacAATGCACACCAACAACTGGGCAGTTCTTGTCTGCACCTCGCGCTTCTG GTTTAATTATCGGCACATGGCAAATACTTTATCCCTGTATAG GACTGTCAAACGGTTAGGAATTCCTGATGAAAGGATAATTCTTATGTTGGCTGATGATATGGCTTGCAATTCTCGAAACAAGTTCCCTGCTCAGGTCTTCAACAATGAAAATCACCGTCTCAATTTGTATGGAGATAATGTTGAG GTAGATTATCGAGGTTATGAAGTGACTGTTGAAAATTTTCTGAGAGTGTTGACGGGACGTCATGAAACAGCTGTCCCAAGGTCAAAACGACTTCTGAGTGATGAAGGTAGCCACATACTTCTTTACATGACTGGGCATGGTGGGGATGAGTTTCTCAAATTTCAGGACGCAGAGGAGCTTCAGAGCCATGACTTAGCTGATGCAGTGAAACAAATGAAGGAAAAGCGTAG ATTTAAGGAGCTGTTGATAATGGTAGATACTTGCCAAGCTGCCACTCTTTTTTCTCAG CTTCAATCTCCCGGTGTTTTGGCTATTGGAAGTAGCAAGAAAGGAGAGAATTCATACTCACATCACTTGGACTCTGAT GTTGGTGTATCTGTTGTGGATAGGTTCacattttatactcttgctttcTTTGAGAGGTTAAACATGTACGACAATGCCTCGTTGAGCAG TCTTTTCAACTCTTATAATCCAAACCTATTGATGTCAACTGCATACTATCGAACGGATTTATACCAACGACATCTGGCAGAG GTACCTGTGACCAACTTCTTTGGGTCTGTTATGGAGACAATCCATACTGATTCAGCTTATCGAGCCTTCTCTGGCAGACACTCAAATAAAGCTAGAATTGAGATGCATCAGAATCCGTCGGGCAGGGATAAAGGAAGAACACTTGAAACTTCAGAATTTCCACAAGAACTAGCCGAGCCTAACATACAA GATAAACATGTAAATTGTCCGTTTACACGCACTTGGAATACTGTTCTTGACCAGATTGAAAATGTGCAGCAAATTGATAGCTTTGTCAGCTATGGTTTGATATTTCTGGTTCCACTGGTGGGGTTCTCCTCTTGGATTTCACGTTGA
- the LOC140865791 gene encoding urease accessory protein G, giving the protein MASEEHHAHHHDHEHDHEHHHDHHTHEETWVGPDGKVYHSHDGLAPHTHEPIYSPGYFSRRAPPLVNRDFNERAFTIGIGGPVGTGKTALMLALCQLLRDKYSLAAVTNDIFTKEDGEFLIKHGALPEERIRAVETGGCPHAAIREDISINLGPLEELSNLHKADILLCESGGDNLAANFSRELADYIIYIIDVSGGDKIPRKGGPGITQADLLVINKTDIAAAVGADLSVMQRDALRMRDGGPFVFAQVKHGVGVKEIVGHILEAWEVATGKKRK; this is encoded by the exons ATGGCGTCTGAAGAGCATCATGCGCACCACCATGACCATGAACATGACCATGAGCACCACCATGACCATCATACTCACGA GGAaacatgggttggtccagatgGGAAGGTGTATCATAGCCATGATGGACTGGCACCTCACACTCACGAACCCATTTACTCGCCAGGCTACTTTAGCAGAAGAGCACCTCCACTTGTTAACAGGGATTTTAATGAAAGAGCTTTTACCATTGGAATTGGTGGGCCTGTTGGAACTGG AAAGACTGCTTTGATGCTTGCTTTATGCCAACTTCTAAGGGACAAGTACAGTCTCGCAGCT GTAACAAATGACATTTTCACTAAAGAGGATGGTGAGTTCTTGATAAAGCATGGAGCACTTCCTGAGGAAAGGATTCGAGCTGTAGAAACAGGTGGCTGTCCTCATGCCGCTATCAGAGAAGATATCAGCATTAATCTCGGGCCTCTTGAGGAATTATCCAACTTGCATAAAGCAGATATACTTCTTTGTGAATCTGGGGGAG ACAATCTGGCTGCCAACTTCAGCAGAGAACTGGCTgattacataatatatataatagacGTATCTGGCGGAGACAAAATCCCTCGGAAAGGAGGTCCAGGCATAACACAAGCTGACCTCCTG GTCATAAACAAAACAGACATTGCTGCTGCAGTTGGAGCTGATTTATCTGTCATGCAACGTGATGCACTTCGAATGAGGGATGGTGGTCCGTTTGTTTTTGCTCAg GTAAAGCATGGTGTTGGTGTTAAGGAGATAGTTGGCCACATTTTAGAGGCCTGGGAAGTGGCAACAGGGAAGAAGCGCAAATGA
- the LOC140860409 gene encoding uncharacterized protein: MAGRGRGRGRGNVADMIVDQLSQFITQTVQAAMGHNPPPPPVGQPNPMDAVWEEIRRLGRQVGGRPGPIQRESPFARAILDEELPANFKQPTLGEYDGSSDPEEHLGRFENAALLHRYSDAIKCRVFLTTLVRSAQQWFNLLQPGSIQSFNDFSSAFLHQYASSKKYLKTSLSLFNMKQSEVESLREYVQRFNTAALEVPAATADTLVNSFTQGLRGGEFFRSLVKKPPLTYDELLSRAEKYVNLEDAQRQRRQEGTSGSKPSAKVGAKAEGKTEGGRKRVAEEMNRAKGPYPYVPLSVSLEKAMQVCEDRRALVRPRNAEKGPRLPPSDKFCDFHQEYGHITNDCQRLGEEVQRIMYDDPRIRAELTQRANPPRQGRAPQWRNQRNEDRENQGDHQGRASPNGRGDRVQQIANHPDRGVIHMISGGSTDGDSGRARKAHGRRLENFEVSSQLSCPTDPNISFGREDLKDVVLPHNDPLLVTLTIANYDVARIFVDTGSSVNIIFKETLDQMKLEGFELDPITTELYGFTGHALQPLGQIVLPLSLGSGEQRVTKMACFTVVEAPSSFNGILGRPALSDFRAVASTYHQKLKFPSGREVGVVRGDQKAARLCYVNEVRIDSKKKKREVGMVSIGRTLKTHGQKVLLMSEEGHEKVELIPGAQIVKLAADLSPSVKQNLVGCLRKNKDVFAWSVSELTGVSAEIMVHRLNILAGVRPIKQKKRHFGPDKDKVIKKEVEELLKAGHIREVQFPTWLSNVVLVPKSSGKWRMCVDFRDLNKACPKDCYPLPRIDQLVDSTADHQYLCFMDAYQGYHQIPLVEEDQDKVSFTTSHGTFCYRVMPFGLKNAGTTYQRLMDRVFASQIGRNMEVYVDDILVKSQDDVGLLADLEETFSTLRAYQVKLNPEKCVFGVRGGKFLGYMVTERGIEANPEKVQAIRSMSAPRNLQEVQRLAGRIAALSRFISRSAHRSLPFFKVLRKAKKFEWDDECGKAFDDLKSYLAELPVLAKAIPGEPLYIYLSALEGAVSSVLIRQERTAQHPIYFFSHALKGAELRYSEVEKLALALVMTARKLRPYFLSHPIVVLTNSHIGRILTRVDISGRLVKWTTELSEYDIQYEPRTAVKAQR; this comes from the coding sequence ATGgcaggaagaggaagaggaaggGGAAGAGGAAATGTGGCGGATATGATTGTAGATCAGCTCAGTCAGTTCATCACTCAAACGGTGCAAGCGGCCATGGGTCACAATCCACCACCTCCTCCCGTGGGTCAGCCAAACCCAATGGATGCGGTGTGGGAAGAGATTAGGAGACTAGGTCGGCAAGTAGGAGGTCGGCCTGGGCCTATACAAAGGGAAAGTCCTTTTGCTCGGGCTATTTTAGATGAGGAACTCCCTGCAAATTTTAAGCAGCCTACTTTAGGGGAGTATGACGGGAGCTCAGATCCGGAGGAACACTTGGGGAGATTTGAAAATGCAGCCTTGTTGCATAGATATTCAGATGCAATTAAATGTCGGGTCTTCCTCACTACTTTGGTAAGGTCAGCCCAGCAATGGTTCAACCTTTTACAGCCTGGTAGTATTCAGAGTTTCAATGACTTCAGCTCAGCTTTTCTACACCAGTATGCGAGTAGCAAGAAATATTTGAAGACTTCTCTCAGTTTGTTCAATATGAAGCAATCTGAGGTGGAATCGTTGCGGGAGTATGTTCAGCGCTTCAATACAGCAGCTCTGGAAGTACCTGCTGCCACGGCGGACACCTTGGTCAACTCTTTCACTCAAGGGTTGAGAGGAGGGGAGTTTTTCAGATCCTTAGTCAAGAAGCCTCCTTTGACTTATGATGAGCTCCTTAGTAGAGCTGAGAAGTACGTGAATTTGGAGGATGCACAGAGGCAGAGGAGACAGGAAGGAACGTCTGGAAGTAAGCCTAGTGCCAAGGTGGGAGCAAAGGCCGAGGGAAAGACAGAAGGAGGAAGGAAGAGGGTGGCAGAAGAGATGAACAGGGCCAAAGGACCCTACCCCTATGTACCCCTATCGGTGAGCCTGGAGAAggcaatgcaagtatgtgaggaTAGGCGAGCACTTGTGAGGCCCCGCAATGCTGAGAAAGGCCCGCGGTTACCGCCATCTGACAAGTTTTGCGATTTTCATCAGGAGTATGGGCATATCACCAATGATTGTCAGAGGCTAGGTGAGGAGGTTCAAAGGATCATGTATGATGACCCTCGAATCAGAGCTGAGCTGACTCAAAGAGCAAATCCTCCTCGCCAAGGCCGAGCTCCTCAATGGAGGAATCAAAGGAATGAAGATAGAGAGAATCAAGGTGATCATCAGGGAAGAGCTTCTCCAAACGGTCGAGGAGATAGGGTGCAACAGATTGCAAATCATCCCGATCGGGGTGTTATCCATATGATCTCCGGGGGTAGTACGGATGGAGATTCGGGAAGGGCTCGCAAAGCTCACGGGCGTAGGttggaaaattttgaggtaaGTTCGCAACTCAGCTGTCCCACTGACCCGAACATCAGTTTCGGAAGGGAAGATTTAAAGGATGTGGTGCTACCTCATAATGATCCCCTACTGGTCACTTTGACCATAGCCAATTATGACGTGGCTCGTATCTTTGTGGATACTGGGAGCTCAGTAAACATTATCTTTAAAGAAACTCTGGACCAAATGAAATTGGAAGGATTTGAATTGGATCCAATCACCACAGAGTTGTATGGGTTCACGGGTCATGCTCTGCAACCATTGGGACAGATAGTGCTCCCCTTGTCCCTTGGGAGTGGAGAGCAGAGAGTAACCAAAATGGCTTGCTTCACCGTGGTGGAGGCACCATCCTCTTTCAATGGAATATTGGGGCGCCCTGCCCTGAGTGATTTCCGAGCCGTGGCATCTACCTATCATCAGAAGTTGAAGTTCCCAAGTGGAAGAGAAGTGGGGGTTGTTCGGGGTGATCAGAAAGCAGCTCGGTTATGCTATGTGAATGAGGTAAGGATTGattcaaagaagaagaagagggagGTAGGAATGGTTTCAATAGGTCGAACATTGAAGACACACGGACAGAAGGTGCTTCTGATGTCCGAAGAAGGTCATGAGAAGGTGGAATTAATCCCGGGAGCTCAGATTGTCAAATTAGCTGCTGATCTGAGCCCATCAGTGAAGCAAAATTTGGTTGGTTGCTTAAGGAAGAACAAAGATGTTTTTGCTTGGTCTGTATCGGAGCTCACAGGGGTCAGTGCAGAAATTATGGTTCATCGATTAAATATTCTTGCGGGAGTAAGACCGATAAAACAGAAGAAGAGACACTTTGGTCCAGACAAGGATAAAGTCATTAAAAAAGAGGTAGAGGAACTTCTTAAGGCAGGACACATTAGGGAAGTGCAATTCCCTACCTGGTTATCCAATGTGGTCCTTGTCCCTAAGAGTTCAGGCAAGTGGAGGATGTGTGTTGATTTCAGGGACCTAAATAAGGCATGCCCAAAGGATTGCTATCCCCTGCCTCGAATTGATCAATTGGTTGATTCAACGGCAGATCATCAGTACTTATGCTTCATGGATGCATATCAAGGGTATCATCAAATTCCTCTGGTGGAGGAAGATCAGGACAAAGTAAGTTTCACCACCTCTCATGGAACTTTTTGTTACagagtgatgccttttggtttgaagaaTGCAGGGACCACTTATCAAAGACTCATGGACAGAGTGTTTGCCTCCCAAATTGGCAGAAATATGGAagtttatgtagatgatattcTGGTAAAGTCTCAGGATGATGTGGGGTTGCTGGCCGACCTAGAGGAGACTTTCTCGACTTTGAGGGCTTATCAGGTGAAGCTTAATCCGGAGAAGTGTGTGTTCGGAGTCAGGGGAGGTAAGTTTTTGGGGTATATGGTTACTGAGAGGGGCATAGAGGCCAATCCTGAGAAGGTGCAGGCTATTCGATCCATGTCTGCTCCCCGTAACTTGCAAGAAGTTCAAAGGTTGGCAGGAAGGATTGCAGCCTTGTCTCGATTTATATCAAGATCAGCCCATAGAAGCTTACCTTTCTTCAAGGTGCTTCGCAAAGCCAAGAAGTTTGAATGGGATGATGAATGCGGGAAGGCATTTGATGACTTAAAAAGTTACTTAGCTGAGCTCCCTGTGTTGGCTAAGGCAATTCCTGGTGAACCATTGTACATCTACTTATCAGCTTTGGAAGGGGCCGTTAGCTCAGTACTTATTAGGCAGGAGAGAACAGCTCAACACCCTATCTATTTCTTCTCACATGCCCTTAAGGGTGCAGAACTTCGGTATTCAGAGGTGGAAAAGTTAGCATTAGCCTTGGTTATGACAGCAAGGAAGCTCAGACCTTACTTTCTATCACATCCTATTGTGGTGCTAACCAACAGCCATATTGGGAGGATATTAACTCGAGTTGATATTTCGGGAAGGTTGGTAAAGTGGACTACGGAGCTCAGTGAGTATGATATCCAGTATGAACCAAGGACGGCCGTTAAGGCCCAGCGTTAG
- the LOC140863004 gene encoding actin-related protein 2/3 complex subunit 1A-like, giving the protein MAAVSVHQFAQCITCHVWSPDESMVAFCPNNNEVHIYKLLEEKWEKIHVLQKHDQIVSGIDWSRNSNRIVTVSHDRNSYVWSQEMTQWVPTLVILRLNRAALCVHWSPKENKFAVGSGAKTVCICYYEQENNWWVSKVIRKRHESSVTSVAWHPNNALLATTSTDGKCRVFSTFIKGVDTRDSSVSSSDSKFGEQIMQLDLSFSWAFGMKWSPSGNTLAYVGHNSMIYFVDEVGPSPSAQSVAFHDLPLRDVLFISERMVIGVGFDCNPMVFAADERGLWSFLRYLDERKTSSSSAKYGSQFSGKLGKFYGQSRYGSSSDAIEPSRTHDNCINCIVPFKKAGDTVVTRFSTSGLDGKVVIWDLETQQDLLEYF; this is encoded by the exons ATGGCCGCTGTTTCAGTTCATCAGTTCGCTCAGTGCATTACTTGCCATGTTTGGAGCCCGGATGAATCCA TGGTGGCATTCTGTCCGAATAATAACGAAGTGCACATTTATAAGTTGTTGGAAGAGAAGTGGGAGAAGATCCATGTTCTTCAGAAG CATGACCAAATTGTTTCTGGAATAGATTGGAGCAGAAACTCGAACAGAATAGTCACTGTTTCACATGATAGAAATTC ATATGTTTGGTCCCAAGAAATGACACAGTGGGTGCCAACACTTGTTATCCTTAGGCTAAATCGCGCTGCGCTTTGTGTACATTGGAGTCCAAAAG AAAATAAGTTTGCTGTTGGAAGTGGAGCTAAAACTGTTTGTATATGTTATTACGAGCAAGAAAACAATTG GTGGGTAAGTAAGGTTATTAGAAAGCGACATGAATCTTCTGTGACAAGTGTTGCTTGGCACCCAAATAAT GCATTACTGGCAACAACATCAACAGATGGAAAATGTCGAGTATTCTCTACTTTCATCAAAGGTGTGGACACAAG GGACTCTTCAGTTTCTTCGTCAGATTCAAAATTTGGAGAG CAAATCATGCAGCTTGATCTTTCATTTAGTTGGGCTTTCGGTATGAAATGGTCTCCAAGTGGCAATACCTTAGCCTACGTAG GTCACAATTCAATGATCTACTTTGTTGATGAAGTCGGCCCTTCTCCATCAGCTCAAAGTGTGGCATTCCATGATTTGCCTCTTCGTGAT GTTTTATTCATTTCCGAGAGAATGGTTATCGGTGTGGGATTTGATTGTAATCCTATGGTATTCGCTGCAGATGAAAGGGGATTATG GAGTTTCTTGAGGTATCTTGATGAGAGGAAGACATCTTCGTCAAGTGCAAAATATGGATCACAG TTTTCAGGAAAGTTAGGAAAATTTTATGGCCAATCAAGATATGGAAGCAGCAGCGACGCCATTGAACCTTCAAGAACACACGACAACTGTATCAA TTGCATCGTCCCCTTCAAGAAAGCAGGGGATACTGTGGTCACCAGGTTCAGCACTTCAG GATTGGATGGAAAGGTAGTAATATGGGATTTGGAAACTCAACAAGATTTATTAGAATACTTCTGA